In Streptomyces sp. NBC_01707, a genomic segment contains:
- a CDS encoding DUF664 domain-containing protein — MNSADLLTDAFTRIQEAVHSAVEGLSTDDLHVRLDDGANSIAWLVWHLTRIQDDHVSDAAGVQQVWFSQDWASRFDLPFDKGATGYGQGSKQVAAVRVGSPELLLGYYDAVHEQSVEFISGLHPRSLERIVDETWSPPVTLGVRLISVVADDLQHVGQAAFVRGSLERR; from the coding sequence ATGAACAGCGCAGACCTTTTGACGGACGCGTTCACACGAATCCAGGAAGCGGTGCACTCGGCGGTCGAGGGCCTGTCCACCGACGACCTGCACGTCCGGCTCGACGACGGCGCGAACTCGATCGCCTGGCTGGTGTGGCACCTCACCCGGATCCAGGACGACCATGTCTCGGATGCGGCCGGTGTGCAGCAGGTCTGGTTCTCCCAGGACTGGGCCTCCCGATTCGATCTGCCCTTCGACAAGGGAGCCACCGGATACGGGCAGGGCAGCAAACAGGTCGCGGCTGTCCGGGTGGGCTCACCCGAACTGCTGCTCGGCTACTACGACGCCGTCCACGAGCAGAGCGTCGAGTTCATCAGCGGGCTCCACCCCAGGTCCCTGGAGCGCATCGTGGATGAGACCTGGTCGCCGCCGGTCACCCTCGGCGTGCGTCTGATCAGCGTCGTCGCGGACGACCTGCAGCATGTCGGCCAGGCAGCATTCGTCCGGGGTTCGCTGGAACGCCGGTAG